From Humisphaera borealis, the proteins below share one genomic window:
- a CDS encoding transglutaminase family protein codes for MPRQSRRLRIRHTTRYTYDRPVARSVHRLHIRPLTDMRQTLMEHTLTISEPAQVIEYEDVFGNRAARFELTSPYTELTVTAESLVDVEDIDPFAFASVPIRPSFPLVWMPAERLMLSPYLLPDELPDTQLKEIYDYAMTFVERNNRDLMETLFAINLSLHRDYKYSPGSTSLETSAFDVFLNKAGVCQDLSNLFIMMARLLGIPARYVCGYIHTGNAGENRIGADASHAWVQLYIPNVGWKGFDPTNGTLPHLDHVRIAYGRHYRDTAPTEGTLYSPAAEVMAVDVEVREVAPAGANVHPAPAPPMPLPAAIPEVASPAPAPVDVASGPPPVIAPVLAEVS; via the coding sequence ATGCCCCGCCAATCCCGCCGACTTCGCATACGCCACACCACGCGCTACACCTACGATCGTCCCGTAGCCAGGAGCGTGCATCGGCTGCATATCCGTCCGCTGACGGACATGCGCCAGACGCTGATGGAACACACACTGACGATCTCGGAACCCGCGCAGGTGATCGAGTACGAGGACGTCTTCGGCAACAGGGCGGCACGGTTCGAGCTGACGTCGCCGTATACCGAGTTGACGGTCACCGCGGAATCGCTGGTCGACGTCGAAGACATCGATCCGTTCGCCTTCGCTTCGGTACCGATTCGGCCGTCCTTCCCGCTGGTCTGGATGCCCGCCGAGCGACTGATGCTCAGTCCGTACCTGCTGCCGGACGAACTCCCCGATACGCAACTGAAGGAGATCTACGACTACGCGATGACGTTCGTCGAGCGGAACAACCGCGACCTGATGGAAACTCTTTTTGCGATCAACCTGTCACTTCATCGCGACTACAAGTATTCCCCGGGGAGTACGAGCCTGGAGACGTCGGCATTCGACGTCTTCCTGAACAAGGCCGGCGTGTGCCAGGACCTCTCCAACCTGTTCATCATGATGGCCCGATTGCTGGGCATTCCGGCGCGGTACGTCTGCGGATACATCCACACCGGAAATGCCGGCGAAAATCGTATCGGTGCAGACGCTTCGCACGCGTGGGTTCAGCTCTACATCCCCAACGTCGGCTGGAAAGGGTTCGACCCGACCAACGGCACCCTCCCACACCTGGACCATGTTCGGATCGCCTACGGACGACACTACCGCGACACCGCGCCGACGGAAGGTACGCTCTACTCCCCCGCGGCCGAGGTGATGGCAGTAGACGTGGAAGTTCGGGAGGTGGCGCCGGCGGGTGCCAACGTACACCCGGCACCGGCACCGCCGATGCCGCTCCCGGCGGCGATACCGGAAGTCGCCAGTCCGGCACCCGCGCCGGTAGACGTGGCATCGGGGCCGCCGCCAGTCATCGCGCCGGTGCTGGCCGAAGTGTCGTGA
- a CDS encoding PKD domain-containing protein, whose product MNLIRTTLLLTCFGCLLAPAIAMAQPAAVAGGTGDGPPIDLTCVGVAAPAVVHVRAGAFPDVGVSPLDSRFEWDFGDPGSRYNQLPGWNAAHVYDRPGTYTITLTVRLAGGRELTRSTWVRIAPDARKKIYVSGDGNDRLDGTSAGRAVRTAGRALQLAGGGDVWVLFRKGDTFDIGATIAINGSGIRLGNYARSGGAGGEDLFKDGVPLKPPPGVAATTAPPKRDALPVLKKVPGGTKDDSMFLLRGPQDVLVEGIEFDSAWDLKSEFGSKKVPARAFTVGGTNIGFRWCSFRNLTDAINTELRPTGVLVEECTFSDEIRGYCIYANGASHAYIGNVMRQSRQEHLIRASEPGVTHVLVAYNDLRRQGQAKGSIEFRDADWFYVASNYLHSGTLRVGPQEQDKATVPDWQKIKCEWGVVQDNRLDDLFFNVRLGTYHVMFRNNVIRMRDEDWAIIIACDKPGYDDVRKAADIRIAHNTVINEGTKGMFLFVQGTPVDLVVQQNVYVAPNVKPGGSNAGIFTTRSLDGFTTIDGNVFPAGPGGMHRLNSQQADRNAWQKDPKVKGERYGLVPFDADDNVPLMTNAGAKVGSDKRERKQATTP is encoded by the coding sequence GTGAACCTGATACGCACCACACTGCTGCTCACCTGTTTCGGATGCCTGCTCGCGCCGGCGATTGCGATGGCGCAACCGGCCGCTGTGGCCGGCGGCACCGGCGATGGCCCGCCGATCGATCTCACTTGTGTGGGCGTTGCCGCGCCCGCGGTCGTCCATGTGCGGGCGGGTGCGTTCCCCGACGTCGGCGTGTCGCCACTGGATTCCCGCTTCGAATGGGATTTCGGCGACCCTGGCAGCCGTTACAACCAGCTTCCCGGCTGGAACGCCGCCCATGTGTACGACCGGCCGGGCACTTACACGATCACACTGACGGTGCGCCTGGCCGGCGGCCGGGAGTTGACGCGGTCCACTTGGGTTCGCATCGCGCCCGACGCACGCAAGAAGATCTACGTGTCGGGGGACGGCAATGACCGTCTCGACGGCACATCCGCCGGGCGGGCCGTTCGGACGGCGGGCCGGGCGCTCCAACTGGCCGGCGGTGGTGACGTGTGGGTCTTGTTCCGCAAAGGCGACACCTTCGATATCGGCGCGACGATCGCCATCAATGGCAGCGGCATTCGGCTCGGCAACTACGCCCGTTCCGGTGGCGCGGGTGGCGAGGACCTGTTCAAGGACGGCGTTCCCCTCAAGCCGCCGCCGGGTGTCGCTGCCACGACCGCTCCGCCCAAGCGCGACGCGCTGCCAGTGCTCAAGAAGGTCCCAGGAGGAACCAAGGACGACTCGATGTTCCTGCTACGCGGCCCGCAGGACGTGCTGGTCGAGGGCATCGAGTTCGACAGCGCGTGGGATCTCAAGAGTGAGTTCGGTTCGAAAAAGGTGCCCGCTCGGGCGTTCACCGTCGGTGGGACGAACATCGGATTCCGATGGTGCTCCTTCCGCAACCTGACCGACGCAATCAACACCGAGCTTCGCCCCACGGGCGTGCTGGTCGAAGAGTGCACGTTCTCCGACGAGATCCGCGGCTACTGCATCTACGCCAATGGCGCGAGCCATGCCTACATCGGAAACGTGATGCGCCAGAGCCGCCAGGAGCATCTGATTCGCGCCAGCGAGCCGGGTGTCACGCACGTTCTGGTGGCGTACAACGATCTTCGACGCCAGGGGCAGGCCAAGGGAAGCATCGAGTTCCGGGACGCCGACTGGTTCTACGTCGCCTCTAACTATCTCCACAGCGGTACGCTGCGGGTCGGGCCGCAGGAGCAGGATAAGGCGACCGTCCCCGACTGGCAGAAGATCAAGTGCGAATGGGGCGTGGTGCAGGACAACCGACTGGACGACCTGTTCTTCAACGTCCGCCTCGGCACCTACCACGTGATGTTTCGAAACAACGTGATTCGCATGCGCGACGAAGACTGGGCGATCATCATTGCCTGTGACAAGCCCGGGTACGACGACGTTCGCAAGGCCGCCGATATTCGCATCGCCCACAACACCGTCATCAATGAGGGAACCAAGGGAATGTTCCTGTTCGTGCAGGGCACGCCGGTCGATCTGGTGGTGCAGCAGAACGTCTACGTCGCGCCGAATGTGAAGCCCGGCGGATCGAACGCGGGCATCTTCACGACCAGGTCGCTCGACGGATTCACCACGATCGACGGGAACGTCTTTCCGGCCGGCCCCGGCGGGATGCACCGCCTGAACAGCCAGCAGGCGGACCGAAATGCCTGGCAGAAAGATCCGAAGGTCAAAGGGGAACGGTACGGATTGGTGCCGTTCGACGCCGACGACAACGTGCCCCTGATGACCAACGCCGGTGCCAAAGTCGGCAGCGATAAGCGGGAGCGGAAACAAGCGACCACGCCATGA
- a CDS encoding Rieske 2Fe-2S domain-containing protein, which yields MSADFVPGPVDAGPIADFTRDGIFDRFAMQGFFVVRRGTLIFAMSSVCTHQPVVLHAGQSDLGCPRHGSVFSADGIVLKAPARRALRRYALRLDDRAHLIVDTSVDFDEAGWKRPGAFLTTTPV from the coding sequence GTGTCCGCCGACTTTGTCCCCGGTCCGGTGGACGCCGGCCCGATCGCCGACTTCACCCGCGACGGTATCTTCGATCGCTTCGCCATGCAGGGCTTCTTCGTTGTGCGGCGTGGAACGCTCATCTTCGCGATGTCTTCCGTGTGCACCCATCAGCCGGTCGTGCTGCACGCGGGCCAAAGCGATCTGGGCTGTCCGCGACACGGAAGCGTCTTTAGCGCCGACGGCATTGTTCTGAAGGCGCCGGCCCGGCGAGCGCTGCGGCGATACGCACTGCGGCTCGACGACCGCGCCCACCTGATCGTCGATACTTCCGTCGATTTCGACGAGGCCGGCTGGAAGCGCCCTGGCGCTTTCCTTACGACAACGCCTGTTTAA
- a CDS encoding nucleoside deaminase produces the protein MSDPFFNDKTTIDDSVLNILAHMPTEFLDKVGSAEFYRSLSDRDFMRIGTLLARKSFDEGGCPIGGVIIDSHSRRIIGKGHNTLGQENDSTTHGETAALRDAGRVAKLRGQGPVDFRRCTMFTTLTPCAVCCAQINYRGNFEKVVIGDITNAPTTEPILRAGGTQDVLILEDPDAVALYARYVKERPMLHYIDWAGHKKWDEARTNGLA, from the coding sequence ATGAGCGATCCCTTCTTCAACGACAAAACAACCATCGACGACTCGGTGTTGAACATCCTCGCGCACATGCCGACAGAGTTCCTCGACAAGGTCGGGTCGGCTGAGTTCTACCGGTCACTGTCGGACCGCGACTTCATGCGGATCGGCACGCTGCTGGCCCGCAAGTCGTTCGACGAAGGCGGCTGCCCCATCGGCGGGGTGATCATCGACAGCCACAGCCGGCGGATCATCGGCAAGGGACACAACACGCTCGGGCAAGAGAACGACTCCACCACCCACGGCGAAACCGCCGCCCTTCGGGACGCCGGCCGGGTCGCGAAACTTCGTGGACAAGGCCCGGTGGACTTCCGCCGATGCACCATGTTCACCACGCTGACGCCCTGCGCCGTCTGCTGTGCCCAGATCAACTATCGCGGCAACTTCGAAAAGGTGGTGATCGGCGACATCACCAACGCCCCGACGACCGAACCCATTCTCCGAGCCGGCGGCACACAGGACGTCCTGATCCTCGAAGACCCCGACGCGGTCGCGCTCTACGCCCGTTACGTCAAAGAGCGGCCCATGCTGCACTACATCGACTGGGCCGGCCACAAAAAGTGGGATGAAGCGCGGACGAACGGGCTCGCCTGA
- a CDS encoding AAA family ATPase, protein MDWLQNIPEFVKMSWPEISKVMIGVFMAAFLAYGWVRAIREKERVIREDRDRLQREIEKYEASLREQRQTTDRLLKEQKADLEDRGFKHVQEERRVADERVLAEREVGRSQFEQFQRSVEREMELMRQSAEREAQQLRSQAETTQKQMREHAEQKEQQLVRQGELREQQLTAQFRQAELQWQEQSQRREQQLKEEAESRQQRMKQDAESREQQMSEAMTREVEQIRRSARSEVEAVREDASRQLQKATADANQAVEQAKSSFAIRLSETIQRHAAETDRMQSALADQARRLEETSSRLQAAEEAAEESKTRHRDRLGKIHRIWDVAPLREPPPFVPVTERKTRFISVANLKGGVGKTTVAGNAGIALACRGHRVLLVDLDFQGSLTQVALERRTLSAVVKRQETARALFDPHEEPASEWLDRIIHPVECLPADAQGKCDIIGAWNDLADVELRELSRWLLEPEMDIRFRIRELFHTPEICDRYDYVIFDCPPRLTTAAVNALAASDGVIIPIMLDWQSAAPILYMLRRIRDLRPVLQGGGVIGMVANQVRYNNTGKPIAQMQGIFDQVCKRLDAEQLTAADAFRVMIAAEPQISAEVNASRIAAAKPALRPMFSDLVDSIERVTRHESLALV, encoded by the coding sequence ATGGACTGGCTTCAGAACATTCCCGAGTTCGTCAAGATGTCGTGGCCGGAGATTTCCAAGGTCATGATCGGCGTCTTCATGGCGGCGTTTCTCGCCTACGGGTGGGTGCGCGCCATCCGCGAGAAGGAACGCGTGATCCGGGAGGACCGGGACCGGCTGCAAAGGGAAATCGAGAAGTACGAGGCCAGCCTCCGCGAACAACGCCAGACGACCGACCGGCTGCTCAAAGAGCAGAAGGCCGACCTGGAAGATCGTGGTTTCAAGCACGTCCAGGAGGAACGGCGCGTCGCCGATGAGCGCGTGCTGGCCGAGCGGGAAGTCGGCCGGAGCCAGTTCGAGCAGTTTCAGCGCAGCGTGGAACGCGAGATGGAGCTGATGCGGCAGTCCGCCGAGCGGGAGGCGCAGCAGCTTCGATCGCAGGCCGAGACCACGCAGAAACAGATGCGCGAGCACGCCGAGCAGAAGGAACAGCAGTTGGTGCGGCAGGGCGAGTTGCGCGAGCAGCAACTGACGGCGCAGTTTCGCCAGGCGGAGCTGCAGTGGCAGGAACAGTCGCAGCGCCGCGAACAGCAACTGAAGGAGGAAGCCGAGTCGCGCCAGCAGCGGATGAAGCAGGACGCCGAATCGCGCGAGCAGCAGATGTCCGAGGCGATGACGCGGGAAGTCGAGCAGATTCGCCGCAGCGCCAGGTCGGAAGTCGAAGCCGTACGGGAAGATGCCTCGCGGCAGCTGCAGAAGGCGACCGCCGACGCCAACCAGGCGGTCGAGCAGGCCAAGTCGTCGTTTGCGATCAGGCTGTCGGAGACGATCCAGCGTCACGCCGCCGAGACCGACCGCATGCAGTCGGCGCTTGCCGATCAGGCGCGTAGACTCGAAGAGACATCAAGCCGCCTGCAGGCCGCCGAGGAAGCCGCCGAGGAATCGAAGACGCGTCATCGGGACCGGCTGGGCAAGATTCATCGCATCTGGGACGTCGCCCCGCTGCGCGAACCGCCGCCGTTCGTGCCCGTGACCGAGCGAAAGACGCGGTTCATCTCCGTCGCCAATCTGAAGGGCGGAGTGGGCAAGACGACCGTCGCCGGCAATGCGGGGATTGCGCTGGCATGCCGGGGGCATCGGGTTCTACTGGTCGATCTCGACTTCCAGGGTTCGCTGACGCAGGTGGCGCTGGAGCGGCGGACGCTCAGTGCCGTCGTCAAGCGACAGGAAACCGCACGTGCCCTGTTCGATCCTCATGAGGAGCCGGCTTCCGAATGGCTCGACCGGATCATTCATCCGGTGGAATGCCTTCCGGCCGACGCGCAAGGCAAGTGTGACATCATCGGCGCCTGGAACGACCTGGCGGATGTCGAGCTTCGCGAGCTGTCGCGGTGGCTTCTGGAACCGGAGATGGACATCCGCTTCCGGATCCGCGAGCTGTTCCATACCCCCGAGATCTGCGACCGCTACGACTACGTGATCTTCGACTGTCCCCCACGCCTGACGACCGCGGCGGTCAATGCGCTGGCCGCATCAGACGGGGTGATCATTCCGATCATGCTCGACTGGCAGTCGGCGGCGCCGATCCTCTACATGCTGCGGCGGATCAGGGATCTGCGGCCCGTGCTGCAAGGCGGGGGCGTGATCGGAATGGTTGCCAACCAGGTGCGGTACAACAACACCGGCAAACCGATTGCACAGATGCAGGGGATTTTCGACCAGGTGTGCAAGCGCCTCGACGCCGAGCAACTGACGGCCGCCGACGCGTTCCGGGTGATGATTGCGGCCGAGCCGCAGATCAGCGCGGAGGTGAACGCGTCGCGCATCGCCGCTGCCAAGCCGGCGCTGCGACCCATGTTCAGCGATCTGGTGGATTCGATTGAGAGGGTAACACGCCATGAAAGTCTCGCACTTGTCTGA
- a CDS encoding Calx-beta domain-containing protein has product MSLRSTNRELPQSVVRAPSQASGGSFASVVEPLESRQFFSASLQVQNLDIIPGYERLIFSKVGQLDTTVPNKFKDTGKLRLLNTGDTVLSISGATFSGPFKVVGSLPASIAPGTFADVTIQFTATAPPPFTYNQTNGFNEQTRAGTYIGSLNFKTNDPQNPTWKQELAGWYQTRSEHNQEPNLQVMINLIMNYKTNIAPPKTVLLTQGSTPKYYGEEVVSPYWQRVDATKNVSVRQVAAYHTQGSNVPLYWYSKATKTQHQVLNQDGKWSQSFLPPAVGGSGSAFGSFSTSEVFGFKIDTEYSDDKLNKLQQYGGGHHVRFYPARDHFGNLIANTYFLVGDYSNVVANTGPNNDFQDNVYIVSNIQPTSVTVPPPTSPPPTSPPPTSPPPPTSGSPLVAIGPATQSVIEGNSGTKSVSFTVSLSKASNTAVSVSYTTANGGAIKGSDFVAKSGTLTFAAGQTSKIITVELIGDTIAESNESFFVNLFSPTNATLGNASAKLTIMNDD; this is encoded by the coding sequence TTGTCGTTACGATCAACCAACCGCGAATTGCCCCAATCCGTCGTGCGAGCCCCGTCTCAGGCGAGCGGCGGTAGCTTTGCGAGCGTTGTCGAGCCGCTCGAATCGCGCCAGTTCTTCTCGGCGTCATTGCAGGTGCAGAACCTGGACATCATCCCGGGGTATGAACGGCTGATCTTCTCAAAGGTCGGTCAGCTCGACACGACTGTTCCCAACAAGTTCAAGGACACCGGCAAGCTTCGGCTGCTCAATACGGGGGACACGGTGCTCTCGATCAGCGGGGCGACGTTCTCCGGGCCGTTCAAAGTGGTGGGCTCGCTGCCCGCGTCGATTGCCCCCGGCACGTTCGCGGACGTCACGATCCAGTTCACGGCGACCGCGCCGCCGCCGTTCACGTACAACCAGACCAACGGCTTCAACGAGCAGACCCGCGCCGGGACTTACATCGGCTCGCTCAACTTCAAGACCAACGATCCGCAGAACCCCACCTGGAAGCAGGAACTCGCCGGCTGGTATCAGACCCGCTCGGAGCACAACCAGGAGCCCAACCTGCAGGTCATGATCAACCTGATCATGAACTACAAGACGAACATCGCGCCGCCCAAGACGGTGCTGCTCACCCAGGGTTCGACGCCCAAGTATTACGGCGAAGAAGTTGTCAGCCCCTACTGGCAGCGGGTTGATGCGACGAAGAACGTCAGCGTCCGGCAGGTGGCGGCGTATCACACGCAGGGGAGCAATGTCCCGCTTTACTGGTACTCCAAGGCGACCAAGACGCAGCACCAGGTTCTCAATCAGGACGGGAAGTGGAGCCAGTCGTTCCTGCCGCCGGCCGTCGGCGGTTCGGGGTCGGCTTTCGGAAGCTTCAGCACGAGCGAAGTCTTCGGCTTCAAGATCGACACCGAGTACAGCGACGACAAGCTCAACAAGCTGCAGCAGTACGGCGGCGGGCACCACGTGCGCTTTTATCCGGCCCGTGACCACTTCGGGAATCTGATCGCCAACACCTATTTCCTGGTCGGCGACTACAGCAACGTGGTGGCGAACACGGGCCCGAACAACGACTTCCAGGACAACGTTTACATCGTCTCGAACATCCAGCCGACGAGCGTGACGGTTCCGCCGCCCACGTCGCCGCCCCCCACGTCGCCTCCGCCGACATCGCCGCCGCCGCCGACCAGCGGCTCACCGTTGGTAGCGATCGGACCCGCGACGCAGTCGGTGATCGAAGGCAACAGTGGGACGAAGAGTGTGTCGTTTACGGTGTCGCTCAGCAAAGCGTCCAACACAGCCGTGAGCGTCAGCTACACGACGGCCAACGGCGGGGCGATCAAGGGCAGCGACTTTGTGGCAAAGTCCGGAACGCTGACGTTCGCGGCCGGGCAGACATCCAAGATCATCACGGTCGAATTGATCGGCGATACCATCGCCGAGTCCAACGAATCGTTCTTCGTCAATCTGTTCAGCCCGACGAATGCGACACTGGGCAACGCGTCGGCGAAGTTGACGATCATGAATGACGACTGA
- a CDS encoding STAS domain-containing protein, whose translation MPKQQPMTVTTGPAPAGAKGETLIVTIAGDLGINALVGPAGQHSGIGEDTALDKALADRLSNPPALVVVDLTEVAYLASVGMGALLRLKKKVEDAGSRVHFVGTEGLTKLLKYSHLDKVMKLHPTLESALAGA comes from the coding sequence ATGCCCAAACAGCAACCGATGACAGTGACAACAGGGCCGGCTCCTGCCGGCGCCAAAGGCGAAACGCTGATCGTCACGATCGCCGGCGACCTCGGAATCAACGCGCTGGTCGGCCCCGCCGGCCAACACAGCGGCATCGGCGAGGACACCGCGCTGGACAAGGCGCTCGCCGATCGCCTGAGCAACCCGCCCGCACTGGTCGTCGTGGACCTGACCGAAGTCGCGTACCTGGCGAGCGTCGGCATGGGGGCGTTGCTGCGGCTCAAGAAAAAGGTCGAAGACGCCGGCAGCCGGGTCCATTTCGTCGGCACCGAGGGGCTGACAAAACTGCTGAAATACAGCCACCTCGACAAGGTGATGAAGCTCCATCCGACCCTCGAATCGGCGTTGGCGGGCGCCTAA
- a CDS encoding phage integrase N-terminal SAM-like domain-containing protein, whose product MESFHRTAKLRHLAANTITCYRDWIEDFLRFHRVNGQWRHPRELRGPELGA is encoded by the coding sequence ATGGAATCCTTTCATCGGACAGCCAAACTCCGGCATCTCGCCGCCAACACGATCACCTGTTACCGCGATTGGATCGAAGACTTTCTTCGCTTCCACCGCGTCAACGGGCAGTGGCGGCACCCGCGCGAACTGCGCGGGCCAGAACTGGGCGCCTAG